One Saccharopolyspora erythraea NRRL 2338 genomic region harbors:
- a CDS encoding multidrug effflux MFS transporter, protein MNHATLDAESTPPRAEQATSAASRLERVRVIVVLGALVALGPLTIDMYLPALPAIGDDLLTTSSAVQLTLTGTLLGLGLGQLLVGPFSDAVGRRLPLILGTVLHIASSLLCIVAPNIAVLGLLRALQGVGAAATMVVALAVVRDLYSGRAAATALSRLMLVMGAAPILAPTLGGAILLTGSWRGVFAALAVLGGILLLVAIFALDETLPPQRRLPGEVRPVLRAYRTLLTDGKFMIMALVAALGMSGLFSYVSGSSFVLQEQFGLDQQEFALVFGAGAVALIGASQLNVVLLNRWTERQIVLSSLAAATAFGVVLVALTTTGTGGLLGFILPLWFLLGAFGFVLPNAPALALSRHGETAGTAAALLGAGQFGLGALIAPLVGLLGNDGPAMALTMTGGSAVALLALGAMLRHERRTGAVEAV, encoded by the coding sequence ATGAATCACGCAACCCTGGACGCCGAGTCCACGCCACCCCGGGCGGAGCAGGCGACCTCCGCTGCGAGCCGGCTCGAACGGGTCCGGGTCATCGTCGTCCTGGGGGCGCTGGTCGCCCTCGGCCCGCTGACCATCGACATGTACCTGCCCGCACTGCCCGCGATCGGCGACGACCTGCTCACCACGTCGTCGGCCGTCCAGCTCACCCTCACCGGGACGCTGCTCGGCCTGGGGCTCGGGCAACTGCTCGTGGGCCCCTTCTCCGACGCGGTCGGCAGGCGGCTGCCGCTGATCCTGGGAACGGTGCTGCACATCGCGTCCTCGCTGCTGTGCATCGTGGCGCCCAACATCGCGGTCCTGGGGCTGCTGCGGGCGTTGCAGGGCGTCGGCGCCGCCGCGACCATGGTCGTCGCGCTGGCGGTGGTCCGCGACCTGTACTCCGGGCGCGCCGCCGCCACCGCGCTCTCCCGCCTCATGCTGGTGATGGGAGCCGCACCGATCCTGGCGCCCACGCTGGGCGGGGCGATCCTGCTCACCGGTTCCTGGCGCGGCGTGTTCGCGGCGCTGGCGGTGCTGGGCGGCATCCTGCTGCTGGTCGCGATCTTCGCCCTCGATGAGACGCTGCCGCCGCAACGGCGCCTGCCCGGCGAGGTGCGCCCGGTGCTGCGCGCCTACCGCACGCTGCTGACCGACGGCAAGTTCATGATCATGGCTCTGGTGGCCGCGCTCGGCATGTCCGGGCTGTTCTCCTACGTTTCGGGCTCCTCGTTCGTGCTGCAGGAGCAGTTCGGTCTCGACCAGCAGGAGTTCGCACTGGTCTTCGGCGCCGGTGCGGTGGCGCTCATCGGCGCCTCGCAGCTGAACGTGGTGCTGCTGAACCGGTGGACCGAACGCCAGATCGTGCTGAGCTCGCTCGCGGCGGCCACCGCCTTCGGCGTGGTGCTCGTCGCACTGACCACCACCGGCACGGGTGGCCTGCTCGGCTTCATCCTCCCGCTGTGGTTCCTGCTCGGTGCGTTCGGGTTCGTGCTGCCCAACGCGCCCGCGCTGGCGTTGTCCAGGCACGGCGAGACAGCGGGAACCGCGGCGGCGCTGCTGGGCGCCGGTCAGTTCGGGCTGGGCGCGCTGATCGCCCCGCTGGTGGGCCTGCTCGGCAACGACGGCCCGGCGATGGCGCTCACCATGACCGGCGGCTCCGCGGTCGCGCTGCTGGCCCTCGGCGCCATGCTCCGCCACGAACGCCGCACGGGGGCCGTCGAAGCGGTGTGA
- a CDS encoding TIGR03557 family F420-dependent LLM class oxidoreductase: MVGFGYTLMTEQSSPRDLVTHSAAAERAGFDFEVMSDHYFPWLKEQGHSPYAWSVLGAVTQATQRVELMTYVTAPIMRYHPAVVAQKAATIGLLSQDRFTLGVGSGENLNEHVVGAGWPPVNVRHEMLSEALRIIRSLFDGGYVNFAGSHYRVDSAKLWDLPGRRVPIATAVSGDQSIHRFAPLSDAMIAVEPNDAFCREWDSVANRDATRKIGQIPIAWDPDRDAAVRRAWEQFRWFAGGWKVNAELPGPQAFAAATQYARLEDVGSGIPCGPDVEPIVSAVAKFWEAGFTDVALVQVGVDKDPDGFFRFAENELLPALREAAPR; encoded by the coding sequence ATGGTTGGCTTCGGATACACGCTGATGACCGAGCAGTCCTCACCGCGCGACCTGGTCACCCACTCCGCCGCCGCCGAGCGCGCGGGCTTCGACTTCGAGGTGATGAGCGACCACTACTTCCCGTGGTTGAAGGAGCAGGGCCACTCGCCGTACGCCTGGAGCGTCCTCGGGGCGGTGACCCAGGCGACCCAGCGGGTGGAGCTGATGACCTACGTCACCGCGCCGATCATGCGCTACCACCCCGCGGTGGTGGCCCAGAAGGCGGCGACCATCGGCCTGCTCTCGCAGGACCGCTTCACGCTGGGTGTCGGGTCCGGTGAGAACCTCAACGAGCACGTGGTCGGCGCGGGCTGGCCCCCGGTCAACGTGCGCCACGAGATGCTGTCGGAGGCGCTGCGGATCATCCGCTCGCTGTTCGACGGCGGATACGTCAACTTCGCGGGCAGCCACTACCGGGTCGACTCGGCCAAGCTGTGGGATCTGCCCGGACGCCGGGTGCCGATCGCGACCGCGGTGTCGGGCGACCAGTCGATCCACCGGTTCGCGCCGCTGTCCGACGCGATGATCGCGGTGGAGCCCAACGACGCGTTCTGCCGCGAGTGGGACTCGGTCGCGAACCGCGACGCCACCCGCAAGATCGGCCAGATCCCGATCGCGTGGGACCCCGACCGCGACGCCGCGGTGCGGCGCGCCTGGGAGCAGTTCCGCTGGTTCGCCGGCGGCTGGAAGGTCAACGCCGAGCTGCCCGGTCCGCAGGCCTTCGCCGCGGCGACCCAGTACGCCCGGCTCGAGGACGTCGGCAGCGGCATCCCGTGCGGGCCCGACGTCGAACCGATCGTCTCGGCGGTCGCCAAGTTCTGGGAGGCCGGGTTCACCGACGTCGCGCTGGTCCAGGTCGGGGTCGACAAGGACCCGGACGGCTTCTTCCGGTTCGCCGAGAACGAGTTGCTCCCGGCGTTGCGCGAGGCCGCGCCGCGGTAG
- a CDS encoding phytoene/squalene synthase family protein, which translates to MSRVELDAAGVRDPGLRAAYRRCRDLNACHGRTYFLATRLLTPAQRPAVHALYGFARWADDVVDTPRPGEDDLARERRLDALARELFAGLDRGGSDDPVLAAVVDTAVRHGIDRRLFEDFLHSMRMDLTVTDYPDRAALDTYVRGSAEAIGLQLLPVLGTASPPGVAAPHAAALGKAFQLTNFLRDVAEDLDRGRVYLPADELAAFGVDRSLLRWCRLRERTDPRVRAALAAQHATTREIYRFAARGIAMLHPVSRPCVRTALVLYSEILDRIEDADFAVFARRARVGNLRRLQVAGMAVLRVAWARSGHRPGPVACARAGGL; encoded by the coding sequence ATGAGCCGAGTCGAGCTGGACGCAGCGGGTGTGCGCGATCCCGGGCTGCGCGCGGCCTACCGGCGCTGCCGCGACCTCAACGCGTGCCACGGGCGCACCTACTTCCTGGCCACCAGGCTGCTCACCCCCGCGCAGCGTCCGGCCGTGCACGCGCTGTACGGGTTCGCGCGGTGGGCCGACGACGTGGTCGACACCCCGCGGCCGGGGGAGGACGACCTCGCGCGGGAGCGGCGGCTGGACGCGCTCGCCCGCGAGCTGTTCGCCGGGCTGGACCGGGGCGGCAGCGACGACCCGGTGCTCGCCGCGGTCGTCGACACAGCGGTGCGCCACGGCATCGACCGGCGGCTGTTCGAGGACTTCCTGCACTCGATGCGCATGGACCTGACGGTCACCGACTACCCGGACCGCGCCGCGCTGGACACCTACGTGCGCGGGTCCGCCGAGGCGATCGGGCTGCAGCTGCTGCCGGTGCTGGGCACCGCCAGCCCGCCCGGCGTCGCCGCACCGCACGCCGCGGCCCTGGGCAAGGCCTTCCAGCTCACCAACTTCCTGCGCGACGTCGCCGAGGACCTCGACCGCGGCCGGGTCTACCTGCCCGCCGACGAGCTGGCCGCCTTCGGCGTCGACCGGTCGCTGCTGCGGTGGTGCCGGCTGCGGGAGCGCACCGACCCCCGCGTGCGGGCCGCCCTGGCCGCCCAGCACGCCACCACCAGGGAGATCTACCGCTTCGCGGCCCGGGGGATCGCGATGCTGCACCCGGTGTCGCGGCCGTGCGTGCGGACCGCGCTGGTGCTCTACTCCGAGATCCTCGACCGGATCGAGGACGCCGACTTCGCGGTGTTCGCCCGCCGGGCGAGGGTCGGCAACCTGCGCAGGCTCCAGGTGGCGGGGATGGCGGTGCTGCGGGTGGCGTGGGCTCGCTCGGGTCACCGGCCGGGGCCGGTGGCCTGCGCGCGGGCAGGTGGGCTGTAG
- a CDS encoding class I SAM-dependent methyltransferase codes for MGRSSDAAALGSAPRGRAVPRAFDSGARCYDRLVGANPGYHEHLRLSARRMRLPDGGAGLRLLDAGCGTGASTGALLSVAPDAEIVAVDASEGMLARARGKPWPPSVSFVRTGVEHLAEAGVRGPFDAVFAAYLVRNLDDPDSTLREFRSLLRPGGTLAVHEYSVRDSLRARVVWHAVCWSVIIPAGRLLGGDASLYRYLRRSVAAFDGADRFRRRLREAGFTAVHSETMTGWQRDVVHTFLADRPEGGREWTS; via the coding sequence ATGGGCAGGTCATCGGACGCGGCGGCGCTCGGCTCAGCGCCGCGGGGCAGGGCCGTACCACGCGCCTTCGACTCCGGTGCGCGGTGCTACGACCGGCTGGTCGGCGCGAACCCCGGGTACCACGAGCACCTGCGGCTCTCCGCGCGCCGGATGCGGCTGCCCGACGGCGGTGCCGGGCTGCGCCTGCTGGACGCGGGTTGCGGCACCGGCGCCTCCACGGGCGCCCTGCTGTCGGTGGCGCCCGACGCCGAGATCGTCGCGGTCGACGCATCGGAAGGCATGCTGGCCAGGGCGCGCGGCAAGCCGTGGCCGCCGTCGGTGAGCTTCGTCCGCACCGGCGTCGAGCACCTCGCCGAGGCAGGCGTGCGCGGTCCGTTCGACGCGGTCTTCGCCGCTTACCTCGTCCGCAACCTCGACGACCCGGACAGCACCCTGCGCGAGTTCCGGTCGCTGCTTCGGCCAGGGGGAACGCTGGCGGTGCACGAGTACTCGGTGCGCGACTCGCTTCGGGCGCGGGTGGTGTGGCACGCGGTGTGCTGGAGCGTCATCATCCCCGCCGGGCGGCTGCTGGGCGGGGACGCCTCGCTCTACCGCTACCTGCGGCGCAGCGTCGCGGCGTTCGACGGCGCCGACCGCTTCCGCCGCAGGCTGCGCGAGGCGGGCTTCACCGCGGTGCACAGCGAGACGATGACCGGCTGGCAGCGCGACGTCGTGCACACCTTCCTCGCCGACCGGCCGGAAGGAGGCCGGGAGTGGACGAGCTGA
- a CDS encoding FAD-dependent oxidoreductase, translating to MDELIGADRRMVRHPAPAGALDAGALPRRPRVVVVGGGIAGLAAATGLAERGVGVEVVEREPHLGGRAGGWTDSLPDGTEVAMSRGFHAFFRQYYNLRGLLRRADPGLERLVALEDYPLLDADGHRDSFRGLPRTPPWNALAFALRSPTFGVADLLRINARAAASLAAVSVPRTYAELDDHDAESFLRDINFPSAARALAFRVFSRSFFAPPTRMSAAELATMFHIYFLGSSEGLVFDVADAGFDSALWEPLREYLRALGAGFRTRTAVTRVQTAGGGFRVQDDTGGAVEADGVVLATDVRGLREVVEASTGLGDSAWRESVRSLRTAPPFLVQRLWLDRPVHADRPAFLGTAGFGPLDNVSVLERFDDDAKAWTRRTGGSVVETHAYSARGGAAETPTALREQLRRVYPETASAGVVGELTRWGADCPLFGVGDFARRPGVRTPHDGLVLAGDGIRIDLPVALMERAATTGWHAANCLLAKWGLAGHPVHTVPTAGRIGPLRWLAERTRQR from the coding sequence GTGGACGAGCTGATCGGCGCGGACCGCCGGATGGTCCGCCACCCCGCGCCCGCCGGTGCCCTCGATGCCGGTGCGCTGCCGCGGCGTCCCCGCGTCGTCGTGGTCGGCGGCGGGATCGCGGGGCTGGCGGCGGCGACCGGGCTCGCCGAACGCGGCGTCGGGGTCGAGGTCGTCGAGCGCGAGCCGCACCTGGGCGGCCGAGCGGGCGGGTGGACCGACTCGCTGCCCGACGGCACCGAGGTGGCGATGAGCCGGGGCTTCCACGCCTTCTTCCGGCAGTACTACAACCTCCGCGGGCTGCTGCGCCGCGCCGATCCGGGACTGGAGCGGCTGGTCGCGCTGGAGGACTACCCGCTGCTGGACGCCGACGGCCACCGGGACTCCTTCCGCGGCCTGCCCCGCACCCCGCCGTGGAACGCGCTGGCCTTCGCCCTGCGCAGTCCCACCTTCGGCGTGGCGGACCTGCTGCGGATCAACGCGCGCGCCGCGGCGTCGCTGGCCGCGGTGTCGGTGCCGCGCACCTACGCCGAGCTCGACGACCACGACGCCGAGAGCTTCCTGCGCGACATCAACTTCCCGAGCGCGGCGCGCGCCCTGGCGTTCCGGGTGTTCTCCCGCAGCTTCTTCGCCCCGCCGACGCGGATGTCGGCCGCCGAGCTTGCCACCATGTTCCACATCTACTTCCTGGGATCCAGCGAAGGACTGGTCTTCGACGTCGCCGACGCCGGCTTCGACAGCGCGCTGTGGGAGCCGCTGCGCGAGTACCTGCGCGCGCTCGGGGCCGGGTTCCGGACGCGGACGGCGGTGACCAGGGTGCAGACCGCGGGTGGGGGCTTCCGCGTGCAAGACGACACCGGAGGTGCCGTCGAGGCCGACGGCGTCGTGCTGGCCACCGACGTGCGCGGGCTGCGCGAGGTCGTCGAGGCCTCGACCGGCCTCGGCGACTCGGCGTGGCGGGAGTCGGTGCGCTCGCTGCGGACGGCGCCGCCGTTCCTCGTGCAGCGGCTGTGGCTCGACCGCCCCGTGCACGCCGACCGCCCGGCGTTCCTCGGCACCGCCGGGTTCGGTCCGCTGGACAACGTCAGCGTGCTGGAACGCTTCGACGACGACGCGAAGGCGTGGACCCGCCGCACGGGCGGTTCGGTGGTGGAGACCCACGCCTATTCCGCGCGCGGCGGAGCCGCCGAGACGCCCACCGCTCTGCGCGAGCAGTTGCGCCGCGTCTACCCGGAGACGGCCTCGGCCGGCGTCGTCGGCGAGCTGACGCGGTGGGGCGCGGACTGCCCGCTGTTCGGGGTCGGCGACTTCGCACGCCGTCCCGGGGTGCGCACCCCGCACGACGGGCTCGTGCTCGCGGGCGACGGGATCCGCATCGACCTGCCGGTGGCCCTGATGGAGCGCGCGGCGACCACCGGCTGGCACGCGGCGAACTGCCTGCTCGCGAAGTGGGGCCTGGCGGGGCACCCGGTGCACACGGTGCCCACCGCCGGACGGATCGGGCCGCTGCGGTGGCTCGCGGAACGGACCAGGCAGCGATGA
- a CDS encoding DUF5914 domain-containing protein, with protein sequence MRELSTGRRRWPRRWPLQPVPRSRWEQQKPTFRQARPTLIDAALKRAEARRSGNWYVFAASRDIRADRPHGARVAGAELVAWRDADGRLRAGPGACPHMGAPMSQAKVDCGDLVCRWHGLRVGAGGGHGWRPYPAHDDGVLAWVRLDEAGGEEPTDRPVVPRRPPAESAVDSVMALTGTCEPSDVVANRLDPWHGAWFHPYSFTHLEVLEAPPEIDVEEHRDRFLVAVTFRVGAGLGVPVRAEFTCPEPRTVVMRIVEGEGAGSVVETHATPLGRGPDGRPRTAVIEAVVADSGRRGFALARAAAPALRPLMRRAARRLWRDDLAYAERRFDLRS encoded by the coding sequence ATGCGCGAGCTGAGCACGGGCCGTCGGCGCTGGCCCCGGCGCTGGCCGCTGCAACCGGTGCCCCGCTCCCGCTGGGAGCAGCAGAAACCGACCTTCCGGCAGGCGCGGCCGACCCTCATCGACGCCGCGCTCAAGCGCGCCGAGGCGCGCCGCTCCGGCAACTGGTACGTCTTCGCCGCCAGCCGCGACATCCGCGCCGACCGGCCGCACGGCGCCAGGGTCGCCGGTGCGGAGCTCGTCGCGTGGCGGGACGCCGACGGGCGGCTGCGCGCCGGGCCGGGTGCGTGCCCGCACATGGGGGCGCCGATGAGCCAGGCCAAAGTGGACTGCGGCGACCTGGTGTGCCGCTGGCACGGCCTGCGCGTCGGGGCAGGCGGCGGCCACGGCTGGCGGCCGTACCCGGCGCACGACGACGGGGTGCTGGCATGGGTGCGGCTCGACGAGGCAGGCGGTGAGGAGCCGACGGACCGGCCGGTCGTGCCGCGGCGGCCTCCCGCGGAGTCCGCGGTGGACTCCGTGATGGCGCTGACCGGGACCTGCGAGCCCTCCGACGTCGTGGCCAACCGCCTCGACCCGTGGCACGGCGCGTGGTTCCACCCCTACTCGTTCACCCATCTCGAAGTGCTCGAAGCACCCCCCGAGATCGACGTCGAGGAGCACCGGGACCGGTTCCTGGTGGCCGTCACCTTCCGGGTGGGCGCGGGCCTCGGCGTGCCGGTGCGGGCGGAGTTCACCTGCCCCGAACCCAGGACCGTGGTGATGCGCATCGTCGAGGGCGAGGGCGCCGGGAGCGTGGTGGAGACCCACGCGACACCGCTCGGCCGCGGACCGGACGGCAGGCCCCGCACCGCCGTGATCGAGGCCGTCGTCGCCGACTCCGGCCGCCGCGGCTTCGCGCTCGCCCGCGCCGCGGCCCCGGCGCTGCGGCCGCTCATGCGCCGCGCCGCCAGGAGGCTGTGGCGCGACGACCTGGCCTACGCCGAGCGGCGGTTCGACCTGCGCTCCTGA
- a CDS encoding magnesium and cobalt transport protein CorA has product MPEWRPRRRSRRYRRVEETPSQGPAPEHSMDPRSDEDVPLADRPLIDTAIYRDGHRTATPVSLAQTYRELPRQDRAMAWIGLYRPAEDELLAAAEEFDLHKLAVEDAIVAHQRPKLERYGDTLFVVLRAARYLDEAEEVSFSELHLFIGPNFVLTVRHGLAPDLAAVRQRMEDDPELLARGPEAVLYAVLDSVVDGYAPVIAGLQNDIDEIETEVFGADPHVSRRIYELSREVIEFQRATRPLLGMLQSLEAGFEKYGIDQELQRYLRDVADHATTVAERVDGFRQMLDSILTVNATLVTQAQNEEMKNMTQASYAQNEEIKRISSWAAILFAPTLIGTVYGMNFDTMPELHWAFGYPFAIALMVVVCLALYAVFKRRDWL; this is encoded by the coding sequence ATGCCTGAATGGCGTCCGCGGCGCCGGTCGAGGCGCTACCGCAGGGTCGAGGAGACACCGAGCCAGGGACCGGCCCCCGAGCACTCGATGGACCCTCGTTCGGACGAGGACGTCCCGCTGGCCGACCGGCCGCTGATCGACACCGCGATCTACCGCGACGGGCACCGGACGGCCACCCCGGTGAGCCTGGCGCAGACCTACCGCGAGCTGCCGCGCCAGGACCGCGCCATGGCCTGGATCGGCCTCTACCGCCCGGCCGAGGACGAGCTGCTGGCCGCGGCCGAGGAGTTCGACCTGCACAAGCTCGCCGTCGAGGACGCCATCGTCGCCCACCAGCGGCCCAAGCTGGAGCGCTACGGCGACACCCTGTTCGTGGTGCTGCGCGCGGCCCGCTACCTCGACGAGGCCGAGGAGGTCAGCTTCAGCGAGCTGCACCTGTTCATCGGGCCGAACTTCGTGCTCACCGTCCGCCACGGGCTGGCACCCGACCTCGCCGCGGTCCGGCAGCGGATGGAGGACGACCCGGAGCTGCTGGCGCGCGGTCCGGAAGCGGTGCTCTACGCGGTCCTGGACAGCGTCGTCGACGGCTACGCCCCGGTGATCGCGGGGCTGCAGAACGACATCGACGAGATCGAGACCGAGGTCTTCGGCGCGGACCCGCACGTGTCCCGGCGGATCTACGAGCTCTCCCGCGAGGTCATCGAGTTCCAGCGGGCGACGCGGCCGCTGCTGGGCATGCTGCAGAGCCTGGAGGCGGGGTTCGAGAAGTACGGCATCGACCAGGAGCTGCAGCGGTACCTGCGCGACGTCGCCGACCACGCGACGACCGTGGCCGAGCGCGTCGACGGCTTCCGCCAGATGCTCGACAGCATCCTCACGGTCAACGCCACGCTGGTCACCCAGGCGCAGAACGAAGAGATGAAGAACATGACCCAGGCCAGCTACGCGCAGAACGAGGAGATAAAGCGGATCTCCTCGTGGGCGGCGATCCTGTTCGCGCCCACGCTGATCGGCACGGTCTACGGCATGAACTTCGACACGATGCCCGAGCTGCACTGGGCGTTCGGGTACCCGTTCGCGATCGCCCTGATGGTGGTGGTCTGCCTCGCGCTCTACGCGGTGTTCAAGCGCCGCGACTGGCTCTGA
- a CDS encoding glycoside hydrolase family 97 protein, which translates to MSEHVIDRRTFAKATGLATGMLGVASWVPATAAHAAGEPVTTASPDGSVSAHFRVRAGRPEYSVTKSGRTVVDWSRLGFELGDGGRLGESAELEALARHELDETWHPVWGSASEIRSHCAAVVLRLRETTEPVRHFELEFRVFDDGVGFRHVFPGQRDLGDFEVLDELTEFRFTADHTAWSSPANYDSVEYLYSQTPLTGAGLLHEWQEPRGEEGEKLGTLATPLTVRVADDIYLGLHEAALLNYPDMTLAKIDGEPHLRSALVPRKGEGRVKARLRAPFPTPWRALIIGDRPGALVESHLVLNLNEPCAIEDTSWIAPGKFVGVWWEIHKGRNTWTEGPDLGATTENTIRCIDFAAENGIPYVLAEGWNEGWESDGFGDRQNFTKANAQFDLRRVVDHARQRGVAFLAHNETGGGIDNYERQLDEAFALYERLGMPGVKTGYAGDIEDHYHHDQWMVNHYQRVVHKAAQHRLMINAHEPIKGTGIERTYPNFVSREAARGIEYDAWSRGNPPEHTVTLPFTVMLAGPLDYTPGIFDITWFPEQSPEDSFGADNDGTRVHTTRAHQIALYPVLLSGLQQLADVPENYRGAPEFEFLREVPVTWDETRVVQGEIGDFITMARRSGDRWFVGSLTDEQERVLDVPLDFLGEGAFVAHVYADAPETDLDANPNAVRIDRWLVDSGAVVRAELTRGGGHAMRIVPATDEDLRSLRRYPR; encoded by the coding sequence ATGTCCGAGCACGTGATCGACCGACGGACCTTCGCCAAGGCCACCGGACTGGCGACCGGCATGCTGGGCGTCGCGAGCTGGGTCCCGGCGACCGCGGCCCACGCCGCCGGGGAGCCGGTCACCACCGCCTCGCCCGACGGCTCGGTCAGCGCGCATTTCCGCGTCCGCGCAGGCAGGCCGGAGTACTCGGTCACCAAGTCCGGCCGCACCGTCGTCGACTGGTCGCGGCTCGGTTTCGAGCTCGGCGACGGCGGCAGGCTGGGGGAGTCGGCCGAACTGGAGGCGCTCGCCCGCCACGAGCTGGACGAGACCTGGCACCCGGTCTGGGGTTCCGCCTCGGAGATCCGCAGCCACTGCGCCGCCGTCGTCCTCCGGCTCCGCGAGACCACCGAACCGGTCCGCCACTTCGAGCTCGAGTTCCGGGTGTTCGACGACGGCGTCGGCTTCCGCCACGTCTTCCCCGGCCAGCGCGACCTCGGTGACTTCGAGGTGCTCGACGAGCTCACCGAGTTCCGCTTCACCGCCGACCACACCGCGTGGTCGAGCCCGGCGAACTACGACTCGGTGGAGTACCTCTACAGCCAGACGCCGCTGACCGGGGCTGGTTTGCTGCACGAGTGGCAGGAACCGCGCGGCGAGGAGGGCGAGAAGCTCGGGACGCTGGCGACCCCGCTGACGGTGCGGGTCGCCGACGACATCTACCTCGGGCTGCACGAGGCCGCCCTGCTCAACTACCCGGACATGACGCTGGCCAAGATCGACGGCGAACCGCACCTGCGCAGCGCCCTGGTGCCGCGCAAGGGGGAGGGCCGGGTCAAGGCCCGGCTGCGGGCGCCGTTCCCGACCCCGTGGCGGGCGCTCATCATCGGCGACCGGCCCGGCGCGCTGGTCGAGTCGCACCTGGTGCTCAACCTCAACGAGCCCTGCGCGATCGAGGACACCTCGTGGATCGCGCCCGGCAAGTTCGTCGGCGTGTGGTGGGAGATCCACAAAGGACGCAACACCTGGACCGAGGGGCCCGACCTCGGCGCCACCACCGAGAACACCATCCGCTGCATCGACTTCGCCGCCGAGAACGGCATCCCCTACGTACTCGCCGAGGGCTGGAACGAGGGCTGGGAGTCCGACGGCTTCGGCGACCGGCAGAACTTCACCAAGGCCAACGCGCAGTTCGACCTGCGTCGCGTGGTCGACCACGCCCGGCAGCGGGGTGTGGCGTTCCTCGCCCACAACGAGACCGGCGGCGGGATCGACAACTACGAGCGCCAGCTCGACGAGGCGTTCGCGCTCTACGAGCGGCTCGGGATGCCCGGGGTGAAGACCGGATACGCCGGGGACATCGAGGACCACTACCACCACGACCAGTGGATGGTGAACCACTACCAGCGGGTCGTCCACAAGGCCGCCCAGCACCGGTTGATGATCAACGCCCACGAACCGATCAAGGGCACCGGCATCGAGCGGACCTACCCGAACTTCGTCAGCCGCGAGGCCGCGCGCGGGATCGAGTACGACGCCTGGTCGCGCGGCAACCCGCCGGAGCACACCGTGACCCTGCCGTTCACGGTGATGCTGGCCGGTCCGCTGGACTACACGCCGGGGATCTTCGACATCACCTGGTTCCCCGAGCAGTCGCCCGAGGACTCCTTCGGCGCCGACAACGACGGCACCCGCGTGCACACCACCCGGGCGCACCAGATCGCGCTGTACCCGGTGCTGCTCAGCGGGCTCCAGCAGCTCGCCGACGTGCCGGAGAACTACCGCGGCGCACCGGAGTTCGAGTTCCTGCGCGAGGTGCCGGTCACCTGGGACGAGACCCGCGTCGTGCAGGGCGAGATCGGCGACTTCATCACCATGGCGCGGCGCAGCGGCGACCGCTGGTTCGTCGGCAGCCTCACCGACGAGCAGGAGCGCGTGCTCGACGTGCCGCTGGACTTCCTCGGCGAGGGCGCATTCGTCGCCCACGTCTACGCCGACGCGCCGGAGACCGACCTCGACGCGAACCCGAACGCGGTGCGGATCGACCGGTGGCTGGTCGACTCCGGTGCGGTCGTGCGCGCCGAGCTCACCCGGGGCGGCGGCCACGCCATGCGCATCGTCCCCGCGACCGACGAGGATCTGCGGTCGCTGCGCCGCTACCCGCGCTGA